TTGTTGAGACCGAGTATCCCAAAGTATGATCTAGGTAGAAAGATAACTTTTTGGGCAAGATATAGAATCTCCAGGGAGAGGTGATGCAATGGCCGTTAATCTAGAAACTCGCAAACAGGAAAGTGTAACTAAACCCAAAGCAGAGCATCTGATTTTGCTCAATCCAGTTAGTTGGAATACGTTCAATCAGTTACTAGAAGAATTAGGAGAAAAACGAGGTCAAAGATTTGCCTATGACTGTGGAATTCTAGAAATTATGAGTCCTTTGGGTGTTCACGAAAACAACAATCGCTTTATTGATGACCTCATTCGAGCAATCACCGACGAATTGGGATTAAATCTTAAAAAATTTGGTTCATTAACGTTAAGAATTGATCGAACTAAACAGGGAGTGGAGCCAGATTCCTGCTATTACATAGCAAACGAACCCCAGGTGCGGGGCAAGCAACACATTGACCTCACGGTGGATCCTCCCCCCG
The genomic region above belongs to Synechocystis sp. PCC 6803 substr. PCC-P and contains:
- a CDS encoding Uma2 family endonuclease, which encodes MAVNLETRKQESVTKPKAEHLILLNPVSWNTFNQLLEELGEKRGQRFAYDCGILEIMSPLGVHENNNRFIDDLIRAITDELGLNLKKFGSLTLRIDRTKQGVEPDSCYYIANEPQVRGKQHIDLTVDPPPDLVLEIDITSGSLNKFPIYSNLGIPEIWCYDGDRLAVFVLQPESGQYEPVDQSPTFPFLSLEQVPLVIERSLAIGETAALKEFRQWLKANR